In Terriglobales bacterium, a single genomic region encodes these proteins:
- a CDS encoding DUF1330 domain-containing protein, with product MTYLVVTIKEIRDTEAFQQYAERVKPLIEDHGGRYIVIEKSPDVRDGQWSFVRTVMVEFPSAEAARRWYDSAEYREIIPLRKRAIDGNIVMVRDLREAPIEGYPMSAAPSQTAG from the coding sequence ATGACCTACCTGGTGGTGACGATCAAGGAAATTAGGGATACCGAGGCTTTCCAGCAATACGCCGAGCGCGTCAAGCCGCTCATTGAGGATCATGGAGGCAGATACATCGTCATTGAAAAATCGCCTGACGTACGTGATGGGCAGTGGAGTTTTGTGCGTACGGTAATGGTGGAATTTCCGTCGGCGGAAGCGGCACGCAGGTGGTATGACTCGGCTGAATATCGCGAGATCATCCCGCTGCGCAAGCGCGCCATTGACGGCAACATCGTGATGGTGCGCGATCTTCGCGAGGCGCCGATTGAGGGCTATCCGATGTCAGCAGCGCCGTCCCAGACCGCCGGATAG
- a CDS encoding (2Fe-2S)-binding protein encodes MKKELVELKINGRTHELAIEPNRLLLEVLRQEMQLTGSKRGCDDSSCGACTVMIDGIPMLSCTLLAASCQGQEITTVEGVADHGGLTAIQQAYGRWGGAQCGYCTPGFIMTVKHLLANNPDPTEDEIRSALSGNLCRCTGYTQMYQAIRDAIQAEKRGRSAPAELGEIR; translated from the coding sequence ATGAAAAAAGAACTCGTGGAACTCAAGATCAACGGCCGCACGCACGAGCTCGCTATCGAGCCCAACCGGCTTCTGCTGGAAGTGCTGCGCCAGGAAATGCAGCTGACCGGCAGCAAACGTGGTTGCGACGATTCTTCGTGCGGCGCCTGCACAGTGATGATCGACGGCATCCCCATGCTCTCTTGCACGCTGCTGGCTGCCAGTTGTCAGGGGCAGGAGATTACGACGGTTGAAGGTGTAGCCGATCATGGTGGACTGACAGCAATCCAACAGGCTTATGGCCGTTGGGGTGGCGCACAGTGCGGATATTGCACGCCGGGTTTCATCATGACCGTTAAGCACCTGCTGGCCAACAATCCTGACCCTACCGAAGACGAAATCCGCAGCGCGCTCAGCGGTAATCTCTGCCGTTGTACCGGGTACACGCAAATGTACCAGGCGATTCGCGATGCTATCCAAGCCGAAAAGAGGGGCCGATCAGCCCCAGCCGAGCTTGGGGAGATCCGATGA
- a CDS encoding rhodanese-like domain-containing protein, with translation MDFEITPEELKGKLDAGDRPVLLDIRDQWEYEAARISGSKHIPMDQIPGRVHQELDPEEHIVVICHHGIRSANVTNWMRLQGFENVQSLRGGLDQWSRQIDPKVPVY, from the coding sequence ATGGATTTCGAAATCACACCTGAAGAACTGAAAGGCAAGCTTGACGCCGGCGATCGGCCAGTCCTGCTCGACATTCGCGACCAGTGGGAGTACGAAGCTGCCCGCATCAGCGGAAGCAAGCATATCCCGATGGACCAGATACCCGGGCGGGTACACCAGGAGCTCGATCCCGAGGAGCACATCGTAGTGATTTGCCATCATGGCATCCGCTCCGCCAACGTTACCAACTGGATGCGCCTGCAAGGGTTCGAAAATGTGCAGTCGCTGCGGGGAGGATTGGATCAGTGGTCGCGCCAGATCGACCCCAAGGTGCCGGTGTACTAG